One window from the genome of Magnolia sinica isolate HGM2019 chromosome 4, MsV1, whole genome shotgun sequence encodes:
- the LOC131243313 gene encoding protein NLP1-like isoform X3, whose protein sequence is MGDAVFPCGTMSGPLSDATMDLDLMDDLLLGGCWLETTDCSDFFQHSGPTSATLLNSLYFLPSSDINNSSSNLNLLQNIDQDGTQGSVLADNPLSTETQIENLVPTQSHKGNMTETTEDSGLLDSFPGEGDRNLDEFVMINAGSELSRRLWIQPSSDAGPASSVKERLIQALSYIWESTKDSDVLIQIWVPIKSGGRNVLTTYCQPFSLNPSCQRLVNYRTVSMSYQFPAEEDSNEAVGLPGRVFLGKLPEWTPDVRYFSIDEYPRVDHAQRFDVRGTLALPVFERGSQACLGVMEVVMTTQKTHYRPELENICNALQAVNLTSSEVLSIPRPKVSNNSYQVALPEILEVLRAVCETHRLPLAQTWVPCMQQGKKGSWHSDENYADCISTIEAACHMTDPCIWGFHEACSDHQLFRGQGVAGKAFTTNQPCFSTDITTFSKMEYPLSHYARMFGLRAAVAIRLRSIYTGIADYVLELFLPVNCVDSEEQKGMLNSLSITIQQVCRSLRVVTDKELEDESILPINEVIPSGRMSSKHLINEDGRLNRKPSIEESSRTANFTQAQLKGKSTMVPTSVPLVFQKQESEGFMVAAHWDQVIPAGKLFLEFKQHHQNSSNGNVDRDSSLGEHDISNAGKATEKRRTRTEKAISLQVLRQYFAGSLKDAAKSIGECRHQHLCIPASAFQESGDVSSIVRNLDGRMHERLPLERNRPRLGFVLILGGKLRLDPNWHCIHCRVPHYFEKDMQATWNHSLAFSKDQESRPLFEETASGDQLGPGCQWSYPNQFPVC, encoded by the exons ATGGGGGATGCAGTTTTTCCTTGCGGTACCATGTCGGGTCCTCTCTCAGATGCCACCATGGATCTCGATCTCATGGATGATCTCTTGTTAGGCGGATGTTGGTTGGAGACAACTGACTGCTCGGATTTCTTTCAACATAGTGGTCCGACTTCCGCTACCCTCCTCAATTCGCTGTATTTCTTGCCTTCTTCTGACATTAACAATAGCAGTTCAAATCTAAATCTGCTGCAAAATATTGATCAGGATGGCACACAAGGATCAGTTCTTGCTGATAATCCACTTTCTACCGAAACCCAAATAGAAAATCTCGTTCCGACTCAGTCTCATAAGGGAAACATGACAGAAACCACTGAGGACTCAGGCCTGTTGGATTCTTTTCCAGGTGAAGGAGATAGGAATTTGGATGAATTTGTGATGATCAATGCGGGCTCTGAACTGAGCAGAAGGTTGTGGATTCAGCCAAGTTCAGATGCAGGCCCTGCTTCTTCTGTGAAAGAGAGATTAATACAAGCACTTAGTTACATTTGGGAGTCAACGAAAGACAGTGATGTACTCATTCAGATATGGGTGCCGATAAAGAGCGGAGGCCGAAATGTCCTTACAACATACTGTCAACCGTTCTCACTCAACCCCAGTTGTCAGAGGCTTGTGAATTATCGGACAGTATCGATGAGCTACCAGTTCCCTGCCGAGGAGGATTCAAATGAAGCGGTTGGGTTGCCTGGTCGAGTCTTTCTTGGGAAGTTACCCGAGTGGACGCCGGATGTTCGCTATTTCAGCATTGATGAATACCCACGCGTTGATCATGCTCAGCGGTTCGACGTTCGTGGTACTCTTGCACTTCCTGTTTTCGAACGAGGAAGTCAGGCTTGCTTGGGTGTTATGGAGGTTGTGATGACAACCCAAAAGACCCATTACCGTCCTGAACTAGAAAATATATGCAATGCTCTCCAG GCCGTTAATCTTACGAGTTCTGAAGTTTTGAGCATTCCCCGTCCAAAG GTGAGCAACAATTCCTACCAAGTTGCATTACCGGagattttagaggttttgagaGCAGTCTGTGAGACACATAGATTGCCGTTAGCTCAgacatgggtcccatgcatgcaacAAGGCAAGAAAGGCAGCTGGCATTCGGATGAAAACTATGCTGATTGCATTTCCACCATCGAAGCTGCTTGCCACATGACTGACCCTTGTATCTGGGGCTTTCATGAGGCATGCTCCGACCACCAACTGTTTAGGGGTCAAGGAGTGGCTGGGAAAGCATTCACTACAAATCAACCGTGTTTCTCGACCGACATAACCACTTTCAGCAAGATGGAATACCCTCTCTCTCACTATGCTAGGATGTTTGGGTTGCGGGCTGCAGTTGCGATTCGCCTGAGGAGTATTTACACCGGAATCGCTGACTATGTCTTGGAGTTATTCTTACCCGTCAATTGTGTAGACAGCGAAGAACAGAAGGGGATGCTTAATTCATTGTCGATCACTATACAACAAGTTTGCCGGAGTTTACGGGTCGTTACAGACAAGGAACTTGAGGATGAATCTATTTTGCCCATTAATGAAGTAATTCCTTCAGGTAGGATGTCATCAAAGCATTTAATCAATGAGGATGGAAGACTGAATAGAAAACCTTCAATTGAAGAATCATCTCGGACTGCCAATTTCACACAGGCCCAACTGAAAGGCAAGAGCACCATGGTTCCAACTTCTGTTCCGTTGGTATTTCAAAAGCAGGAGTCTGAAGGATTTATGGTTGCAGCTCATTGGGATCAGGTAATACCTGCTGGGAAACTATTCTTGGAGTTCAAGCAGCATCACCAAAATTCGTCCAACGGTAATGTCGACAGGGATTCTTCTCTTGGCGAGCATGACATTTCGAATGCTGGAAAAGCAACAGAAAAGAGACGAACAAGAACAGAGAAGGCTATCAGCCTGCAAGTTCTTCGACAGTACTTTGCTGGGAGCCTTAAAGATGCTGCGAAGAGTATTGGAG AATGCAGACATCAGCATCTTTGCATCCCCGCATCTGCATTCCAGGAAAGTGGGGATGTTTCGAGCATTGTCCGAAATTTGGATGGCAGGATGCATGAAAGACTCCCATTGGAAAGAAACCGCCCCAGATTGGGGTTCGTTCTCATTTTGGGTGGCAAATTGCGGCTAGATCCAAACTGGCACTGTATCCATTGCCG TGTGCCCCACTACTTTGAAAAGGATATGCAGGCAACATGGAATCACTCGTTGGCCTTCTCGAAAGATCAAGAAAGTCGGCCACTCTTTGAGGAAACTGCAAGTGGTGATCAACTCGGTCCAGGGTGCCAATGGAGCTATCCAAATCAGTTCCCTGTATGCTAA
- the LOC131243313 gene encoding protein NLP5-like isoform X1 — MGDAVFPCGTMSGPLSDATMDLDLMDDLLLGGCWLETTDCSDFFQHSGPTSATLLNSLYFLPSSDINNSSSNLNLLQNIDQDGTQGSVLADNPLSTETQIENLVPTQSHKGNMTETTEDSGLLDSFPGEGDRNLDEFVMINAGSELSRRLWIQPSSDAGPASSVKERLIQALSYIWESTKDSDVLIQIWVPIKSGGRNVLTTYCQPFSLNPSCQRLVNYRTVSMSYQFPAEEDSNEAVGLPGRVFLGKLPEWTPDVRYFSIDEYPRVDHAQRFDVRGTLALPVFERGSQACLGVMEVVMTTQKTHYRPELENICNALQAVNLTSSEVLSIPRPKVSNNSYQVALPEILEVLRAVCETHRLPLAQTWVPCMQQGKKGSWHSDENYADCISTIEAACHMTDPCIWGFHEACSDHQLFRGQGVAGKAFTTNQPCFSTDITTFSKMEYPLSHYARMFGLRAAVAIRLRSIYTGIADYVLELFLPVNCVDSEEQKGMLNSLSITIQQVCRSLRVVTDKELEDESILPINEVIPSGRMSSKHLINEDGRLNRKPSIEESSRTANFTQAQLKGKSTMVPTSVPLVFQKQESEGFMVAAHWDQVIPAGKLFLEFKQHHQNSSNGNVDRDSSLGEHDISNAGKATEKRRTRTEKAISLQVLRQYFAGSLKDAAKSIGVCPTTLKRICRQHGITRWPSRKIKKVGHSLRKLQVVINSVQGANGAIQISSLYANFPQAYGSDLTSPHASGSSTFSKLKQANHQKSSNTSQPEVIFSTCAAPEKSPSSSCSQSSSSGLCCSTMAQHHSHVAHLVVSEDASMTESQSILLKKAYSEAELHELGKEEPRPLARSHSHKSLIDHTSLKKLSPLSKSSRVPQDSNLLRLKVTFGEEKVRFSMQPSWGFLDLRQEVVKRFNIDDASMINLKYLDDDSEWVLLTCDDDLQECKDIYKSSRVHSIKLSVHHVAHMATRNSLSSSGPL; from the exons ATGGGGGATGCAGTTTTTCCTTGCGGTACCATGTCGGGTCCTCTCTCAGATGCCACCATGGATCTCGATCTCATGGATGATCTCTTGTTAGGCGGATGTTGGTTGGAGACAACTGACTGCTCGGATTTCTTTCAACATAGTGGTCCGACTTCCGCTACCCTCCTCAATTCGCTGTATTTCTTGCCTTCTTCTGACATTAACAATAGCAGTTCAAATCTAAATCTGCTGCAAAATATTGATCAGGATGGCACACAAGGATCAGTTCTTGCTGATAATCCACTTTCTACCGAAACCCAAATAGAAAATCTCGTTCCGACTCAGTCTCATAAGGGAAACATGACAGAAACCACTGAGGACTCAGGCCTGTTGGATTCTTTTCCAGGTGAAGGAGATAGGAATTTGGATGAATTTGTGATGATCAATGCGGGCTCTGAACTGAGCAGAAGGTTGTGGATTCAGCCAAGTTCAGATGCAGGCCCTGCTTCTTCTGTGAAAGAGAGATTAATACAAGCACTTAGTTACATTTGGGAGTCAACGAAAGACAGTGATGTACTCATTCAGATATGGGTGCCGATAAAGAGCGGAGGCCGAAATGTCCTTACAACATACTGTCAACCGTTCTCACTCAACCCCAGTTGTCAGAGGCTTGTGAATTATCGGACAGTATCGATGAGCTACCAGTTCCCTGCCGAGGAGGATTCAAATGAAGCGGTTGGGTTGCCTGGTCGAGTCTTTCTTGGGAAGTTACCCGAGTGGACGCCGGATGTTCGCTATTTCAGCATTGATGAATACCCACGCGTTGATCATGCTCAGCGGTTCGACGTTCGTGGTACTCTTGCACTTCCTGTTTTCGAACGAGGAAGTCAGGCTTGCTTGGGTGTTATGGAGGTTGTGATGACAACCCAAAAGACCCATTACCGTCCTGAACTAGAAAATATATGCAATGCTCTCCAG GCCGTTAATCTTACGAGTTCTGAAGTTTTGAGCATTCCCCGTCCAAAG GTGAGCAACAATTCCTACCAAGTTGCATTACCGGagattttagaggttttgagaGCAGTCTGTGAGACACATAGATTGCCGTTAGCTCAgacatgggtcccatgcatgcaacAAGGCAAGAAAGGCAGCTGGCATTCGGATGAAAACTATGCTGATTGCATTTCCACCATCGAAGCTGCTTGCCACATGACTGACCCTTGTATCTGGGGCTTTCATGAGGCATGCTCCGACCACCAACTGTTTAGGGGTCAAGGAGTGGCTGGGAAAGCATTCACTACAAATCAACCGTGTTTCTCGACCGACATAACCACTTTCAGCAAGATGGAATACCCTCTCTCTCACTATGCTAGGATGTTTGGGTTGCGGGCTGCAGTTGCGATTCGCCTGAGGAGTATTTACACCGGAATCGCTGACTATGTCTTGGAGTTATTCTTACCCGTCAATTGTGTAGACAGCGAAGAACAGAAGGGGATGCTTAATTCATTGTCGATCACTATACAACAAGTTTGCCGGAGTTTACGGGTCGTTACAGACAAGGAACTTGAGGATGAATCTATTTTGCCCATTAATGAAGTAATTCCTTCAGGTAGGATGTCATCAAAGCATTTAATCAATGAGGATGGAAGACTGAATAGAAAACCTTCAATTGAAGAATCATCTCGGACTGCCAATTTCACACAGGCCCAACTGAAAGGCAAGAGCACCATGGTTCCAACTTCTGTTCCGTTGGTATTTCAAAAGCAGGAGTCTGAAGGATTTATGGTTGCAGCTCATTGGGATCAGGTAATACCTGCTGGGAAACTATTCTTGGAGTTCAAGCAGCATCACCAAAATTCGTCCAACGGTAATGTCGACAGGGATTCTTCTCTTGGCGAGCATGACATTTCGAATGCTGGAAAAGCAACAGAAAAGAGACGAACAAGAACAGAGAAGGCTATCAGCCTGCAAGTTCTTCGACAGTACTTTGCTGGGAGCCTTAAAGATGCTGCGAAGAGTATTGGAG TGTGCCCCACTACTTTGAAAAGGATATGCAGGCAACATGGAATCACTCGTTGGCCTTCTCGAAAGATCAAGAAAGTCGGCCACTCTTTGAGGAAACTGCAAGTGGTGATCAACTCGGTCCAGGGTGCCAATGGAGCTATCCAAATCAGTTCCCTGTATGCTAATTTCCCACAAGCTTATGGGTCTGATTTGACTTCACCACATGCATCAGGAAGTAGTACATTTTCCAAACTAAAGCAAGCTAATCATCAGAAatcctcaaacacatcacaacccGAAGTCATATTCAGCACCTGTGCTGCTCCAGAgaaatcaccatcatcatcatgcaGTCAGAGCTCCAGCTCAGGTCTCTGTTGTTCTACTATGGCACAGCATcactctcatgtggcccaccttgtagttAGTGAAGATGCTTCCATGACAGAAAGCCAAAGTATTCTCCTGAAGAAGGCCTACAGTGAAGCTGAGCTGCATGAGTTGGGTAAAGAGGAACCAAGACCTCTGGCTCGGTCCCACAGTCACAAGTCCCTTATTGATCATACGTCTCTGAAAAAACTCTCTCCTTTGTCTAAAAGCAGCCGTGTGCCTCAAGACAGCAATTTACTCAGACTGAAAGTCACATTCGGGGAAGAGAAGGTCAGGTTCAGCATGCAACCTTCTTGGGGATTTTTAGATCTGCGACAAGAGGTTGTGAAGCGGTTTAATATAGATGATGCAAGTATGATCAATCTGAAGTATTTGGATGATGACTCCGAGTGGGTGCTGTTAACATGCGATGATGATCTGCAGGAGTGCAAGGACATTTACAAATCATCTCGTGTTCATTCTATCAAACTTTCAGTCCACCATGTTGCACATATGGCAACCAGAAATTCTTTGAGCAGCAGTGGGCCATTGTGA
- the LOC131243313 gene encoding protein NLP5-like isoform X2, with amino-acid sequence MGDAVFPCGTMSGPLSDATMDLDLMDDLLLGGCWLETTDCSDFFQHSGPTSATLLNSLYFLPSSDINNSSSNLNLLQNIDQDGTQGSVLADNPLSTETQIENLVPTQSHKGNMTETTEDSGLLDSFPGEGDRNLDEFVMINAGSELSRRLWIQPSSDAGPASSVKERLIQALSYIWESTKDSDVLIQIWVPIKSGGRNVLTTYCQPFSLNPSCQRLVNYRTVSMSYQFPAEEDSNEAVGLPGRVFLGKLPEWTPDVRYFSIDEYPRVDHAQRFDVRGTLALPVFERGSQACLGVMEVVMTTQKTHYRPELENICNALQAVNLTSSEVLSIPRPKVSNNSYQVALPEILEVLRAVCETHRLPLAQTWVPCMQQGKKGSWHSDENYADCISTIEAACHMTDPCIWGFHEACSDHQLFRGQGVAGKAFTTNQPCFSTDITTFSKMEYPLSHYARMFGLRAAVAIRLRSIYTGIADYVLELFLPVNCVDSEEQKGMLNSLSITIQQVCRSLRVVTDKELEDESILPINEVIPSGRMSSKHLINEDGRLNRKPSIEESSRTANFTQAQLKAHWDQVIPAGKLFLEFKQHHQNSSNGNVDRDSSLGEHDISNAGKATEKRRTRTEKAISLQVLRQYFAGSLKDAAKSIGVCPTTLKRICRQHGITRWPSRKIKKVGHSLRKLQVVINSVQGANGAIQISSLYANFPQAYGSDLTSPHASGSSTFSKLKQANHQKSSNTSQPEVIFSTCAAPEKSPSSSCSQSSSSGLCCSTMAQHHSHVAHLVVSEDASMTESQSILLKKAYSEAELHELGKEEPRPLARSHSHKSLIDHTSLKKLSPLSKSSRVPQDSNLLRLKVTFGEEKVRFSMQPSWGFLDLRQEVVKRFNIDDASMINLKYLDDDSEWVLLTCDDDLQECKDIYKSSRVHSIKLSVHHVAHMATRNSLSSSGPL; translated from the exons ATGGGGGATGCAGTTTTTCCTTGCGGTACCATGTCGGGTCCTCTCTCAGATGCCACCATGGATCTCGATCTCATGGATGATCTCTTGTTAGGCGGATGTTGGTTGGAGACAACTGACTGCTCGGATTTCTTTCAACATAGTGGTCCGACTTCCGCTACCCTCCTCAATTCGCTGTATTTCTTGCCTTCTTCTGACATTAACAATAGCAGTTCAAATCTAAATCTGCTGCAAAATATTGATCAGGATGGCACACAAGGATCAGTTCTTGCTGATAATCCACTTTCTACCGAAACCCAAATAGAAAATCTCGTTCCGACTCAGTCTCATAAGGGAAACATGACAGAAACCACTGAGGACTCAGGCCTGTTGGATTCTTTTCCAGGTGAAGGAGATAGGAATTTGGATGAATTTGTGATGATCAATGCGGGCTCTGAACTGAGCAGAAGGTTGTGGATTCAGCCAAGTTCAGATGCAGGCCCTGCTTCTTCTGTGAAAGAGAGATTAATACAAGCACTTAGTTACATTTGGGAGTCAACGAAAGACAGTGATGTACTCATTCAGATATGGGTGCCGATAAAGAGCGGAGGCCGAAATGTCCTTACAACATACTGTCAACCGTTCTCACTCAACCCCAGTTGTCAGAGGCTTGTGAATTATCGGACAGTATCGATGAGCTACCAGTTCCCTGCCGAGGAGGATTCAAATGAAGCGGTTGGGTTGCCTGGTCGAGTCTTTCTTGGGAAGTTACCCGAGTGGACGCCGGATGTTCGCTATTTCAGCATTGATGAATACCCACGCGTTGATCATGCTCAGCGGTTCGACGTTCGTGGTACTCTTGCACTTCCTGTTTTCGAACGAGGAAGTCAGGCTTGCTTGGGTGTTATGGAGGTTGTGATGACAACCCAAAAGACCCATTACCGTCCTGAACTAGAAAATATATGCAATGCTCTCCAG GCCGTTAATCTTACGAGTTCTGAAGTTTTGAGCATTCCCCGTCCAAAG GTGAGCAACAATTCCTACCAAGTTGCATTACCGGagattttagaggttttgagaGCAGTCTGTGAGACACATAGATTGCCGTTAGCTCAgacatgggtcccatgcatgcaacAAGGCAAGAAAGGCAGCTGGCATTCGGATGAAAACTATGCTGATTGCATTTCCACCATCGAAGCTGCTTGCCACATGACTGACCCTTGTATCTGGGGCTTTCATGAGGCATGCTCCGACCACCAACTGTTTAGGGGTCAAGGAGTGGCTGGGAAAGCATTCACTACAAATCAACCGTGTTTCTCGACCGACATAACCACTTTCAGCAAGATGGAATACCCTCTCTCTCACTATGCTAGGATGTTTGGGTTGCGGGCTGCAGTTGCGATTCGCCTGAGGAGTATTTACACCGGAATCGCTGACTATGTCTTGGAGTTATTCTTACCCGTCAATTGTGTAGACAGCGAAGAACAGAAGGGGATGCTTAATTCATTGTCGATCACTATACAACAAGTTTGCCGGAGTTTACGGGTCGTTACAGACAAGGAACTTGAGGATGAATCTATTTTGCCCATTAATGAAGTAATTCCTTCAGGTAGGATGTCATCAAAGCATTTAATCAATGAGGATGGAAGACTGAATAGAAAACCTTCAATTGAAGAATCATCTCGGACTGCCAATTTCACACAGGCCCAACTGAAAG CTCATTGGGATCAGGTAATACCTGCTGGGAAACTATTCTTGGAGTTCAAGCAGCATCACCAAAATTCGTCCAACGGTAATGTCGACAGGGATTCTTCTCTTGGCGAGCATGACATTTCGAATGCTGGAAAAGCAACAGAAAAGAGACGAACAAGAACAGAGAAGGCTATCAGCCTGCAAGTTCTTCGACAGTACTTTGCTGGGAGCCTTAAAGATGCTGCGAAGAGTATTGGAG TGTGCCCCACTACTTTGAAAAGGATATGCAGGCAACATGGAATCACTCGTTGGCCTTCTCGAAAGATCAAGAAAGTCGGCCACTCTTTGAGGAAACTGCAAGTGGTGATCAACTCGGTCCAGGGTGCCAATGGAGCTATCCAAATCAGTTCCCTGTATGCTAATTTCCCACAAGCTTATGGGTCTGATTTGACTTCACCACATGCATCAGGAAGTAGTACATTTTCCAAACTAAAGCAAGCTAATCATCAGAAatcctcaaacacatcacaacccGAAGTCATATTCAGCACCTGTGCTGCTCCAGAgaaatcaccatcatcatcatgcaGTCAGAGCTCCAGCTCAGGTCTCTGTTGTTCTACTATGGCACAGCATcactctcatgtggcccaccttgtagttAGTGAAGATGCTTCCATGACAGAAAGCCAAAGTATTCTCCTGAAGAAGGCCTACAGTGAAGCTGAGCTGCATGAGTTGGGTAAAGAGGAACCAAGACCTCTGGCTCGGTCCCACAGTCACAAGTCCCTTATTGATCATACGTCTCTGAAAAAACTCTCTCCTTTGTCTAAAAGCAGCCGTGTGCCTCAAGACAGCAATTTACTCAGACTGAAAGTCACATTCGGGGAAGAGAAGGTCAGGTTCAGCATGCAACCTTCTTGGGGATTTTTAGATCTGCGACAAGAGGTTGTGAAGCGGTTTAATATAGATGATGCAAGTATGATCAATCTGAAGTATTTGGATGATGACTCCGAGTGGGTGCTGTTAACATGCGATGATGATCTGCAGGAGTGCAAGGACATTTACAAATCATCTCGTGTTCATTCTATCAAACTTTCAGTCCACCATGTTGCACATATGGCAACCAGAAATTCTTTGAGCAGCAGTGGGCCATTGTGA